The genomic interval GTCCGAAGCGACGGCTTTTTTTTGCTCCAACAGTATGTATCATCCCTGACTTCCATTAAAGGTGCAGGTAACCGGAAGGCCGGAGTAAGACTACTCCGGCCTGTTGCCTAAACCTACAACTGTTACACTATTAGTAACTAAATTCTTTATTGATCAATTCAACGATGTTTCTTCAATTTCCGCTGCATAAGGCGCTACCAGCCTTTGACGGATCAATCGCTTGGCAGAAGGCTTGTTCCATCCAAAACGGTTCATCACGCTGTCCACTACCCTGTATACCACCGGTACTACGATCAGGGTAAGGAACATAGAGCTGATCAGCCCTCCGATGATCACCCAGGCCAGACCATTCTTGATCGAGGCGACACCACCGGTTGCCAGCGCAATAGGTAACATACCGATCACCATGGCGATGGTAGTCATAAGGATCGGACGCAGACGGGCATTATTCGCATGTATCAACGCCTCGTTGGTACTCTGGCCCTGCTCTTTCATCTGGTTGGCAAAGTCAACCAGGATAATAGCGTTCTTTGCCACCAGGCCTATCAACATAATGATCCCCAGGATGGTAAAGATGTTCAGGGTATTGTTCGTAAGTGCAAGCGCAAGCAATGCACCGATAATGGCCAGCGGAATAGAGAACAATACCACAAACGGATAGATATAATTATCGTACAGCGCCACCATGATGAGGTACACCATTACAATAGAGATCAGGAGGGCCGCACCCAGCGCACCAAATGAATCTCCCTGGTTTTCCGCATCACCTGCCCACACATAGGAGATTCCGGCAGGCTTGCGCAATTTCTCCAATGCTGTGGCGAACTCGGTTTGTACGGTACCACTTGGGCGTCCTATCACCAAACACTTTACAGACACTGAAGTATTCTTATCCCTTCTTTCAAGACGGCTTGGACCGGAACCTTCCGTTACAGTTGCGAACTGCGATAAACGGATCAGCTGCCCCTGATTGTTGAGGAACTGGATGTTAGACACATCCTGCAGGCTTTTACGGTTAAAGTCATCGAAACGAAGGTTGATCGCATACTCATAATCGCCCTGGCGGAATTTTATCTTAGAGTCGTCTGCTGTTCCGCTGAAAGCAGTCTGCATGGTGCCTCCCACATTTTCCAATGTCAGGCCAAGAGCCGACATTTTATCGCGGTCTACCTGTACGTTGATCTCAGGATTGCCTTCTTCTACAGATAATTTCGCATCACTGGTACCATCTATTTTCGCCAGCACATTTCTTGCTTCTTTCGCATATGTCATTACACTATCCAGCTCAGTACCCATCACTACCAGTTCTACAGGCGCGTTTTCTGCCGTACCCAGGATACTTACGTTCATGGTTTTTACTTTCACACCAGGCAGGACCTTGCTTATTTCCGCCTTCGTTTTTGCGGCGTATATATCAGAACCGTCCGCACGTTTTTCAGGATCTACCAGCATCACCGTGATCTCTGATTTATATGCAGTAGACTGGGAGGTACCCATACCATCCTCACTCGTCTGACCTACAGTAGTGATCAGACGGGTCACTTCCGGCTTTTTAGACAGATATTGTTCTGCCTTACGTGTAGCCTGGTTTGTCTGTTCTACAGAAGCGTCTTTCGGCATTTCCAGTACCAGGATGAACTGGCCACGGTCGCCTCTCGGGATGAATTCACCACCGATATATCCTTTACCTAACAGCATAAAGGACAGGAACAACAGGCCTATGGCCACTACCAGGGTAATGAGCTTATGGCTCAGCGCCCATTTCAGGATACCGGTCATCCAGTCGGTGAATTTCTGCAGCTGTCTTTCAAACCAGAGGATGAATTTCTCAAAGAAGTTCTTCCCGGTGATATGTTCCAGCTTTCCAAAACGGGATGACAGCAGTGGTACGATCATAAAGGACGACAACAAGCTGAGCATCGTAGAGATCATTACCACCACGCAGAATTCTCTCAGGATCTTCGATACCAGTTCGTTTGTTAAAGAGATGGGGAGGAACACCACTACAATTACCAGGGTAATGGAGGTAACGGTAAAACCGATCTCTTTCACACCATCAAACGCAGCACGTACCCGGTTCTTACCCATCTCCATGTGACGGTAGATGTTCTCAAGCACCACAATGGCGTCATCCACCAGGATACCTACCACAAGAGACAAACCAAGCAGGGACATAAGGTTCAGTGAGAAGCCGAACAGCTTCATACCGATAAAGGTAGCCACCAGGGATGCCGGAATAGAGATCATTACGAAGATGGCACTCCTGATACTATGGAGGAACAACAGCATTACTGCTGCTACCAGCACTACCGCAATGATCAGGTCATGGATCACAGAATCTGCAGATTCCAGTGTAAAATCCGAAGAGTCGTTCGCAATAACGATCTTCAGGTTATTGGCAGCATAATCTTTTTCTACGCGTGCAATCGCCTTTTTCATTTCCTCACTCACAGTTACCGCATTGGCATCTGTCTGTTTCTGTACCTGTAGGGCGATCGCGTTTGCTCCATCTACACGGGCCATACGTTCCACATCTTTCTGGGCGTCCTGCACATCAGCAACGTCGCTCAGGCGGATCTGTGTACCATCCGCAGTTGTTGTAAGTACAAGATTACGCAGCTGGTCCACATTCTTATACTTACCTGCCAGGCGGATCAGGATCTGCTGGTCGGCTGTTTTCACTTTACCGGTAGGAAAGTCCAGGTTGGCGTTGGTAACTGTCTGCCTTACCTGGTTGATGGACAGTTTATATGCTTCCAGTTTGTTTGGATCTATATTCACCTGGATCTCACGTTCCTGCCCGCCGATCAGGGAGATCTGCGCTACACCCGGCAGGCGGGATAATAAAGGCTGCAGTTTTTTATCTACCAGGTCATAAAACTCCTTACTATCCATTTTTGCTGTGGCAGACAGGGTCATGATAGGCAAATCAGACAGGGAGAATTTTGTAAGTGATGGAGCCTTTGCATCTGAAGGAAGGTCTGACAGGACAGCGTTCACTTTACGCTGTGCATCCTGCAGGGCAATATCAACATTGGCATCATTATTCAATTCCACGGTAACGGTAGACAAGCTCTCAGAAGATTTTGACATGATCTTCTTGATCTTCTCCATCGATGCTACCGCATCCTCGATCTTTTTTGTAATGGTGCTTTCCACCTCTTTCGGTGACGCACCGGGGTATACTGTTGCAATGGTTACTACCGGCGACTCGAATTTCGGCAACAGCTCATAGTTGAGCGATTGGTAGCTCATCACACCCAGCAAAGTAAGAATGGTGAATATCACCACCACTATTGTGGGCCGTTTTATGGATACTTCTGTGATTTTCATAGTTGATTATTTTTGCACTGTTACCTTAACACCATCTACCAGGTTGATCTGTCCGCTGGTAATAACAGTTTCTCCTTCATTCAATCCGTCCCTGATCTCCACTTTATCGCCATAAATACGGCCAGCCACCACTTTGCGCAGTTTAGCCGTATTATTTTCCATTACATACACCTGGTTGCTGTTCACACCACCTACAAAAGCGGTACGTGCTACCATAATAGTTGGCAATGCCTCCTTCATCTCAAAATGAGCGGTGCCATACATACCGGCTCTGAGCTGTTTGCCGGTGTTGTTCAGCACTTCCATTTCCACAGGGTAGTTAAGCGTATTATCGCCCTTTGCAGCTATGAAGGTTACGCGACCTTCATAGTTCATTTCAGGAAATACATTGGATGTTACCTTCACTTTATCGCCTTCCTTCAGGTTTACCACCTGGAACTCAGGTACGGATACTGCCAGCTTCAGGCGGGATACATCTACTATATCAAACATCTTATTGCCGGGGGAGAGGTAGGCGCCCTGCTCTATATATTTTTTGTTGATCACACCGCTGATAGGAGCCTTGATGTAGGTATCGCCTACACGACGGCTGGCAGCTTCATATTTTGTCTTCTGCAGTTCATATTGCAGGGTTGCATCATCCACTTGCTTTTTAGTTACCCCACCGGTTTTGAATGCAGCTTCATATCTTTCCTTATCTACCTTCAGCTGTTCCAGGTTGGTTTTAGCAGCAGCAAGGTCTGTACCCAGTATCTCGCCATCTACGTGCGCGATTATTTGTCCCTGGTGTACAACGCTGCCTTCATCTACCAGCAGTTTAGTGATGCGGCCGGTAGTTTCTGCCAGGTAGGTCAGTTCACGTACAGGCGTGAAATTACCATTGGACTGAAAGCCCTGTGAGAAATCCGATTTCGCTACCTTTTCCACCAGCACGGGAACCTCGCCGGCATTGCTCTGCTTCACAAATTCCGTCTTAGCTTCGTTGGCTTTTTTATTGGCGTCCAGTTTCCACATGATCAATACGACAGCTGCAATGGTCAGTGTGCCCCAGATAAGAATCTTTTTCATATAGTTTGGTATGCGGTTTTAGCGGTTTTAATTAGTTCAGCAGGCTTTTCAGGTTACCATTGGATTTGATGATATCCAGTTCTGCCAGTTTATATTGTAGTAAGGCTTCGTTGTAGTTGTTCTGTGCGGAGGTGAGGGATGTTTCAGCATCCAGCAGGTCCGTCAGGTTGGCCAGTCCCAGGTTATAGTTATTCTGGGTAGAGTTGTATACTTCATTGGCCAGATCTACGTTCTCTTTCTGCGCTTTGATAGTGGCCAGGTTATTCTGCACCTGCAGTTTGGCGTTCTCGTACTGCGTATTCAGAGAGAGAGTAGTAGCCTCCATATCTTTCTTCAGCTGCTTCAGGGTTACGTTGGCCTGGCTTACACGCGAGCGGCGCGCCCATCCATCAAAAATGGGGATCTTCAGTGTAAGGCTTACGGCCGCCATATCGTACCAGCTGGCAGTAGAACCGCCTGACTTGGATTTCAGCATGTCAAACTTATTGCTGATACCATTATAAGAGTAGTTGCCAGATAAAGCGAGAGAAGGATAATATTCCGCGAGGTAAGCTTTCTTCTGGAATTCCTGCAGCTCTTCCTGTTTCTTCAGCAGGCGGTATTCAATCCTGCTGTCGACATTCATACCACCAAAATCCACCAATGTTGCTTTGTTCTCTATTTCCCTGAATGAAGCGGAAGGCAGGTTCAGGGTGGTGCTCATAGACATGCCCATTTGCTGTTTCAGCTGATTGGCCTGTACAAGGAACTGGTTCTGCGCCTGTGTACGTTGTGTTTTATAATTGGTGAGGTTCACGCGCATACGGTCAAGGTCTATCTTACGTGCCAACCCGTTCTGCACCTGGGAGGAAGTGGTCTCTACCAGTTTAGTGAGCTTCTCAATATTTGCATCCAGTACGATCATCTTCTCGCGGGACACCAACGTATTGTAATAAAGCTGTGTTACGTTATAGATTACGGTCTCCTCGTTCTGCACTGTCTGCATTTTATAGTATTCCTCACCGGCTTTTGCAGCTTTCAGGCCTGTAAACACAGACTGATTGTATACTTCCTGTGTCACAGTACCGGAAGCGGTAACATTGTGTGTGGTACCGGCTTGCAGCAGGGTAGTGGTACCCGGGGCGCCTCCGGTGATTTCGCCGGGAACAGCAAGCACCTGTTTCTTGATATTATTGGTATACTGTCCCTGGGCATTTACCTGGGGTAGTGCCCTGGCTCTTACTTCACTGGTTTTAAAACGGCCCATATCTTCTTCCAGCCGGGTACGTGCCAGTTGCTGATTATTAGCGAGCGCATACTTCAGGCACTCCTGCAACGACAGTTCCGATTGCGCATAGGAGGTATATCCCCCTATTCCCATTAAGAGAATAAGCGTTAACATTATCCTTTTCATCCGTATGTTTTACTTTGATTTTTTTAGTTGGCGGATATAGTTTTAAGCGGTAGTATTAGTCTTCTTTAACTTGTAGGTATTCAGCTGCCAGCTTACGTCCTTTCATTGTCGTCACTCCAAGTATAAAATGTATGGTGATCTCTCTTATGACCTCATGCATATTGAACTGTGCAGCAGGAAATTGCATCGGTTCAAAAGCCAGGTCCAGCTGAAGCAGCCGCGTACGTGCTATAATATTCAGATTAAGGTTACTGCGGTAAATGCCTTCCTGTATTCCCCTTTCGAGGTTGGCAGTGATGGCCTGCAATAGCCGCTCCTGTTTAAACACCTCCACGTCTTTCCAGGTATCGGGCAGGTACTTCTCCATTTCAAACAGCATCACGGGATTGATTGTATTTCCCACCTGTTCAATGTACTCCACCTCTTTCAACAGTTCTTCAATAGCGTTAGCAGATTGCTGACGAAAATCTTCCAGATGCTGCTCATGCCTGTTCAGCAAAAAGCGCACCCCGTCCTGTACCAGTTCTTCCTTATCCCTAAAATGTTCGTACACCGTTTTCTTTGACACCCCACATTCCCTTGATATGTCGAACATTGTAACACTCTTAATTCCATACGTCCTGAACATCCTTGATGCTGTTTCCAATATCCGTGCTCTGACTGGCATTACTCCTGTTTATTGTTTCTTGATTCCTCTAACGAATATTTCCGTCAACAATTTCTGCTGTGCTACTATCTTGTCAAATGCTTCATTGTCTATATCCGGGATCGTTTCGGGAAGGCAGCTCATGCCGGCAAATCGCAATCCTTCCATGGCATCCCTGTATAATTGTGCGATCGCTACAGGATCTTCGACGTCAAATTCTCCTGAGGCTACGCCTTTTTCTATGATCTTGGTGAGCATCTTGGTTTCCCGCTCATGAACAGACCGGATGATCTGTTGTATCTCTTCTGATTTATCATTGAGTATCTTAAACAGTTCCAGGCGATTGTAGCGCTCAACGAACTGCTTTTTTATAGCAATAATGTTGGTGAAGATCTGTTCAGATGAAATCGCCTTATCAGCCTCTGCTTCCTGCTCCTCAAAGAAGGTTTCCCCGATCTTCATTAACACGGCATTATGCAATGCCTTTTTATCGGAAAAATAATAATACAACGATGCCTTTGAGCAGCGCAGATCATCTGCAATCTCATTCATAGTGGTTTTAGAAGCACCATAGTGCATAAACCGCTTCAAAGCCGCCTCAAGGATCTTCTCCCTCATTTCATCTTTGTTCTCAGCAAGCATTAACTTTTTGACTTTTTTAGTTTGCGAGTCAAAAATAGGAAGATTTCGGATAATAGTGAAACAAGTTGACCATTTAACAATAGATTAACTTTTTGACTCCAAAAGTCAGATAGTTGAAAAGTCAAAAGTCAGTTTACTAAATAATTAATAATCAACTTTCTATAAATCTTATTTTTCGCCGCAAAACAAGAAAGTCAGCTTTCAGCTTTGGTAGAGATCCGGTAGAGGTTCGGTGGAGGTAGCCTCATCCTCCCTTAATCTTCCGTTCCGGAACGGAAGATTAAGGGAGGATGAGGCTACCTCCACCGAACCTCTACCGAACCATTGGCGGATTTTCATATTAAATACTGTCTTTAACCGGGTCCGGCAAACAGTTATCAGTCTAATACAGATCAGGTCTTAACAATGGTTCTTCTATGGTTATCTTTTGTTCAAAGACGTAAAAAGCCACAGCCCGCCAGTGTTAATACCGTATTCAGGCGGCTAATGCCCGGAGCATCAGCCGCTGCAGGAAGCGCTGAGCTGGCTGTTCGGGAAGAATCTTATCAGGAAGGGCCGGCCACTGGTTTCCGGGAGAACCATCCGCAGGCTAACCCGGCATTCCCCGGAAAAGTAAACATTCGGGCTACTACGGGGTTATTTAATGTTACGGGAGCATTATTGCGCTTATATAGCTGGTGACCGTTTTCATTAAATGTCGGTTATAATAAAACATTCATATCCGGGGATGAATATCGGGGGCTTATGAATCAATTTCCTACATAACTGGTCTCAACATTCAGGGTTTTAGCCGACA from Chitinophaga filiformis carries:
- a CDS encoding efflux RND transporter permease subunit, which codes for MKITEVSIKRPTIVVVIFTILTLLGVMSYQSLNYELLPKFESPVVTIATVYPGASPKEVESTITKKIEDAVASMEKIKKIMSKSSESLSTVTVELNNDANVDIALQDAQRKVNAVLSDLPSDAKAPSLTKFSLSDLPIMTLSATAKMDSKEFYDLVDKKLQPLLSRLPGVAQISLIGGQEREIQVNIDPNKLEAYKLSINQVRQTVTNANLDFPTGKVKTADQQILIRLAGKYKNVDQLRNLVLTTTADGTQIRLSDVADVQDAQKDVERMARVDGANAIALQVQKQTDANAVTVSEEMKKAIARVEKDYAANNLKIVIANDSSDFTLESADSVIHDLIIAVVLVAAVMLLFLHSIRSAIFVMISIPASLVATFIGMKLFGFSLNLMSLLGLSLVVGILVDDAIVVLENIYRHMEMGKNRVRAAFDGVKEIGFTVTSITLVIVVVFLPISLTNELVSKILREFCVVVMISTMLSLLSSFMIVPLLSSRFGKLEHITGKNFFEKFILWFERQLQKFTDWMTGILKWALSHKLITLVVAIGLLFLSFMLLGKGYIGGEFIPRGDRGQFILVLEMPKDASVEQTNQATRKAEQYLSKKPEVTRLITTVGQTSEDGMGTSQSTAYKSEITVMLVDPEKRADGSDIYAAKTKAEISKVLPGVKVKTMNVSILGTAENAPVELVVMGTELDSVMTYAKEARNVLAKIDGTSDAKLSVEEGNPEINVQVDRDKMSALGLTLENVGGTMQTAFSGTADDSKIKFRQGDYEYAINLRFDDFNRKSLQDVSNIQFLNNQGQLIRLSQFATVTEGSGPSRLERRDKNTSVSVKCLVIGRPSGTVQTEFATALEKLRKPAGISYVWAGDAENQGDSFGALGAALLISIVMVYLIMVALYDNYIYPFVVLFSIPLAIIGALLALALTNNTLNIFTILGIIMLIGLVAKNAIILVDFANQMKEQGQSTNEALIHANNARLRPILMTTIAMVIGMLPIALATGGVASIKNGLAWVIIGGLISSMFLTLIVVPVVYRVVDSVMNRFGWNKPSAKRLIRQRLVAPYAAEIEETSLN
- a CDS encoding efflux RND transporter periplasmic adaptor subunit is translated as MKKILIWGTLTIAAVVLIMWKLDANKKANEAKTEFVKQSNAGEVPVLVEKVAKSDFSQGFQSNGNFTPVRELTYLAETTGRITKLLVDEGSVVHQGQIIAHVDGEILGTDLAAAKTNLEQLKVDKERYEAAFKTGGVTKKQVDDATLQYELQKTKYEAASRRVGDTYIKAPISGVINKKYIEQGAYLSPGNKMFDIVDVSRLKLAVSVPEFQVVNLKEGDKVKVTSNVFPEMNYEGRVTFIAAKGDNTLNYPVEMEVLNNTGKQLRAGMYGTAHFEMKEALPTIMVARTAFVGGVNSNQVYVMENNTAKLRKVVAGRIYGDKVEIRDGLNEGETVITSGQINLVDGVKVTVQK
- a CDS encoding TolC family protein, whose translation is MKRIMLTLILLMGIGGYTSYAQSELSLQECLKYALANNQQLARTRLEEDMGRFKTSEVRARALPQVNAQGQYTNNIKKQVLAVPGEITGGAPGTTTLLQAGTTHNVTASGTVTQEVYNQSVFTGLKAAKAGEEYYKMQTVQNEETVIYNVTQLYYNTLVSREKMIVLDANIEKLTKLVETTSSQVQNGLARKIDLDRMRVNLTNYKTQRTQAQNQFLVQANQLKQQMGMSMSTTLNLPSASFREIENKATLVDFGGMNVDSRIEYRLLKKQEELQEFQKKAYLAEYYPSLALSGNYSYNGISNKFDMLKSKSGGSTASWYDMAAVSLTLKIPIFDGWARRSRVSQANVTLKQLKKDMEATTLSLNTQYENAKLQVQNNLATIKAQKENVDLANEVYNSTQNNYNLGLANLTDLLDAETSLTSAQNNYNEALLQYKLAELDIIKSNGNLKSLLN
- a CDS encoding TetR/AcrR family transcriptional regulator; translation: MFDISRECGVSKKTVYEHFRDKEELVQDGVRFLLNRHEQHLEDFRQQSANAIEELLKEVEYIEQVGNTINPVMLFEMEKYLPDTWKDVEVFKQERLLQAITANLERGIQEGIYRSNLNLNIIARTRLLQLDLAFEPMQFPAAQFNMHEVIREITIHFILGVTTMKGRKLAAEYLQVKED
- a CDS encoding TetR/AcrR family transcriptional regulator, with amino-acid sequence MLAENKDEMREKILEAALKRFMHYGASKTTMNEIADDLRCSKASLYYYFSDKKALHNAVLMKIGETFFEEQEAEADKAISSEQIFTNIIAIKKQFVERYNRLELFKILNDKSEEIQQIIRSVHERETKMLTKIIEKGVASGEFDVEDPVAIAQLYRDAMEGLRFAGMSCLPETIPDIDNEAFDKIVAQQKLLTEIFVRGIKKQ